Below is a window of Nitrospinota bacterium DNA.
TGGGCATCTCATACCAGGCAAAACGCATTGGTTTTATAGGGGATTTGTGGTATAAAGTTTTTTCCGCCGACGAGGAGGGCTATTATGCCCGTTATCACGGTCGCCGCCGTCCAGCAGACCAGCACCGAGGAGGTCTCTAGAAACCTGGAGGTGAGCGAGCGCCTTATCCGTGAGTCAGCCGCCGCCGGGGCCTCGTTCGTCGCCCTACCTGAGAACTTCGCCTACATGAAGGTCGAGGGGGAGGTGGCGGCCTTCTCCACAACTATCGAGGGCGAGGTCGTGGCCCGGATGAGCGAGCTCGCCCGCGAGCTCGCCATAACCCTGCTTTTGGGCTCCATCCCCGAGGCCGTCCCAGGGAGCGATAAGACCTACAACACCTCGGTGCTCGTCGGCCCCGACGGTGAGACGCTCGCCGTCTACCGCAAGGTTCACCTCTTCGACGTCGAGGTCCCGGGGGTCGTGGAGCTCAAGGAATCCAACGCGGTGGAGGCGGGCAGAGAGGTGGTCACGGCCAAGACGCCCGTCGGCGTGGTGGGCCTTTCGGTCTGCTACGACCTGCGCTTTCCGGAGCTCTACCGCCGCCTCGTCCAGGCCGGCTCGGAGCTGCTCGCCGTGCCCAGCGCCTTCATCCCCCACACGGGCAAGGACCACTGGGAGGTCCTCCTTCGGGCCAGGGCCATCGAGAACCAGGCCTACGTCATCGCCCCGGCCCAGTACGGCCGCCACTCCGAGAGGCGGCAGAGCTACGGCCGGAGCCTTATCGTCGACCCGTGGGGGCTGATTTTGGCCCAGGCTCCCGACGGGGAGGGATTCATCACCGCCGAGGTTGACCTCGCCCACCTGAAAACCATCCGCAGAAACCTCCCCTGCCTGGAGCACATCCGGTTGTTGTAGATACGCCGCGCCTTAGTCCGGAATTAATCACCCAAAGGGTTTACCAGTTATAATGATGATATACAGGTCAATGCGGTGAGAGGACTCGACCTGGTGGGATGCCAGGGCGATGGGAGAGGTCGATGATTCGTAGGCTCATTTGGGGCATCTTGGGGCTGGCCGCCATCCTGGCCTCCGTTGTGCTGATCAGGACGGCCCTCTTCACCTCTCGGCAGATGCCTGTGGGTCCGCAACGAGGAATTCTGATTGATAAGGAACAAATCGCCGACCACCTGGCAAAGGCAATCCAGCTCCGCACCATCTCACACGGCCCTGTCTCCCCTGTGGAGGAGGAAGCCTTCAAAAACCTGCACCGCTTCTTTGCCCGAAGCTATCCGAAGGTCCACTCGACGCTGAAG
It encodes the following:
- a CDS encoding carbon-nitrogen hydrolase family protein, with the translated sequence MPVITVAAVQQTSTEEVSRNLEVSERLIRESAAAGASFVALPENFAYMKVEGEVAAFSTTIEGEVVARMSELARELAITLLLGSIPEAVPGSDKTYNTSVLVGPDGETLAVYRKVHLFDVEVPGVVELKESNAVEAGREVVTAKTPVGVVGLSVCYDLRFPELYRRLVQAGSELLAVPSAFIPHTGKDHWEVLLRARAIENQAYVIAPAQYGRHSERRQSYGRSLIVDPWGLILAQAPDGEGFITAEVDLAHLKTIRRNLPCLEHIRLL